One Neoarius graeffei isolate fNeoGra1 chromosome 19, fNeoGra1.pri, whole genome shotgun sequence genomic region harbors:
- the fli1rs gene encoding fli-1 proto-oncogene, ETS transcription factor-related sequence isoform X1 → MDCTIKEALAVVSEDQSIFEPTFGSMKSEITSPTAQAGFRQASEESTESEWTNTSASNPVKKNEHVNGASRESPVEVSVAKRSRHVSSSDGGQQAYQASYPEPRASPQSTTEEKRVIVPADPEVWTQDHVRQWVEWAIKEYSLVDVDVSLFIPLDGKTLCKMSKEDMMRLTSSYNTDVLLSHLNYLRQSSPTFSYPTTPTNTQPPPRLQVKAENSYEEISRRNSWPSGAMTVPKGSPVEQQHNSRITEPSSRLSQDPYQALGPISSRLANPGSGQIQLWQFLLELLSDSSNASIITWEGTNGEFKMIDPDEVAKRWGERKSKPNMNYDKLSRALRYYYDKNIMTKVHGKRYAYKFDFQGISQAHQNHPTEGSILKYQPDVPYAQAYHSHQPKVNFMSTHSGPMPVSSGGFFPSTSNYWNSATSVVYPSSPMPRHPATHSHLNSYY, encoded by the exons gaaGCTCTGGCGGTGGTGAGTGAAGATCAGTCCATATTTGAGCCGACGTTTGGAAGCATGAAGTCCGAGATCACGTCCCCGACAGCGCAGGCCGGATTCAGACAGGCATCAGAGGAAAGCACAGAGTCCGAGTGGACGAACACGTCAGCGAGCAATCCTGTGAAGAAAAACGAACACGTCAATGGCGCTAG tcgtgAGTCTCCGGTGGAGGTGAGCGTTGCTAAAAGAAGTCGTCATGTTAGCAGTAGTGACGGAGGACAACAGGCGTATCAGGCATCATACCCGGagccgagggcgagtccacagagCACCACAGAGGAGAAAAGAGTCATCGTCCCTGCAG ACCCGGAGGTCTGGACTCAGGATCATGTGCGTCAGTGGGTGGAGTGGGCCATTAAAGAGTACAGCCTGGTGGATGTGGACGTGTCCCTCTTCATCCCACTGGATGGCAAGACACTCTGCAAAATGTCAAAAGAGGATATGATGCGTCTCACGTCATCCTACAATACTGATGTCCTGCTGTCACACCTCAACTACCTCCGCcaga GTAGTCCGACCTTCTCGTACCCAACGACTCCTACCAACACACAGCCCCCGCCGAGACTACAGGTCAAAGCCG AAAACAGTTATGAGGAGATCAGCAGGAGAAATAGCTGGCCATCAGGCGCCATGACGGTTCCTAAAG GTTCTCCAGTGGAGCAGCAGCACAACAGCAGGATCACAGAACCTTCATCCAGACTCAGTCAAG ATCCGTACCAAGCGCTGGGGCCGATCAGCAGCCGCCTCGCTAATCCAG GTTCAGGTCAGATCCAGCTGTGGCAGTTTTTACTCGAGCTCCTGTCAGACAGCAGCAACGCTAGCATCATCACCTGGGAGGGAACAAACGGCGAGTTTAAGATGATTGACCCGGACGAAGTGGCCAAGCGCTGGGGTGAGCGCAAGAGCAAACCCAACATGAACTATGACAAGCTGAGCCGCGCCCTGCGCTACTACTACGACAAGAACATCATGACCAAAGTGCACGGCAAGCGCTACGCCTACAAGTTTGACTTCCAGGGCATCTCTCAGGCGCACCAGAACCACCCGACTGAGGGCAGCATCCTCAAATATCAGCCCGATGTGCCCTATGCCCAGGCCTACCACAGCCATCAGCCCAAAGTGAACTTCATGAGCACGCACTCCGGCCCCATGCCGGTGTCCTCGGGTGGCTTTTTCCCTTCCACCTCCAACTACTGGAACTCAGCAACCAGCGTTGTTTATCCCAGTTCACCGATGCCTCGACACCCGGCCACACACTCACATTTAAACTCTTATTATTAA
- the fli1rs gene encoding fli-1 proto-oncogene, ETS transcription factor-related sequence isoform X2 has translation MKSEITSPTAQAGFRQASEESTESEWTNTSASNPVKKNEHVNGASRESPVEVSVAKRSRHVSSSDGGQQAYQASYPEPRASPQSTTEEKRVIVPADPEVWTQDHVRQWVEWAIKEYSLVDVDVSLFIPLDGKTLCKMSKEDMMRLTSSYNTDVLLSHLNYLRQSSPTFSYPTTPTNTQPPPRLQVKAENSYEEISRRNSWPSGAMTVPKGSPVEQQHNSRITEPSSRLSQDPYQALGPISSRLANPGSGQIQLWQFLLELLSDSSNASIITWEGTNGEFKMIDPDEVAKRWGERKSKPNMNYDKLSRALRYYYDKNIMTKVHGKRYAYKFDFQGISQAHQNHPTEGSILKYQPDVPYAQAYHSHQPKVNFMSTHSGPMPVSSGGFFPSTSNYWNSATSVVYPSSPMPRHPATHSHLNSYY, from the exons ATGAAGTCCGAGATCACGTCCCCGACAGCGCAGGCCGGATTCAGACAGGCATCAGAGGAAAGCACAGAGTCCGAGTGGACGAACACGTCAGCGAGCAATCCTGTGAAGAAAAACGAACACGTCAATGGCGCTAG tcgtgAGTCTCCGGTGGAGGTGAGCGTTGCTAAAAGAAGTCGTCATGTTAGCAGTAGTGACGGAGGACAACAGGCGTATCAGGCATCATACCCGGagccgagggcgagtccacagagCACCACAGAGGAGAAAAGAGTCATCGTCCCTGCAG ACCCGGAGGTCTGGACTCAGGATCATGTGCGTCAGTGGGTGGAGTGGGCCATTAAAGAGTACAGCCTGGTGGATGTGGACGTGTCCCTCTTCATCCCACTGGATGGCAAGACACTCTGCAAAATGTCAAAAGAGGATATGATGCGTCTCACGTCATCCTACAATACTGATGTCCTGCTGTCACACCTCAACTACCTCCGCcaga GTAGTCCGACCTTCTCGTACCCAACGACTCCTACCAACACACAGCCCCCGCCGAGACTACAGGTCAAAGCCG AAAACAGTTATGAGGAGATCAGCAGGAGAAATAGCTGGCCATCAGGCGCCATGACGGTTCCTAAAG GTTCTCCAGTGGAGCAGCAGCACAACAGCAGGATCACAGAACCTTCATCCAGACTCAGTCAAG ATCCGTACCAAGCGCTGGGGCCGATCAGCAGCCGCCTCGCTAATCCAG GTTCAGGTCAGATCCAGCTGTGGCAGTTTTTACTCGAGCTCCTGTCAGACAGCAGCAACGCTAGCATCATCACCTGGGAGGGAACAAACGGCGAGTTTAAGATGATTGACCCGGACGAAGTGGCCAAGCGCTGGGGTGAGCGCAAGAGCAAACCCAACATGAACTATGACAAGCTGAGCCGCGCCCTGCGCTACTACTACGACAAGAACATCATGACCAAAGTGCACGGCAAGCGCTACGCCTACAAGTTTGACTTCCAGGGCATCTCTCAGGCGCACCAGAACCACCCGACTGAGGGCAGCATCCTCAAATATCAGCCCGATGTGCCCTATGCCCAGGCCTACCACAGCCATCAGCCCAAAGTGAACTTCATGAGCACGCACTCCGGCCCCATGCCGGTGTCCTCGGGTGGCTTTTTCCCTTCCACCTCCAACTACTGGAACTCAGCAACCAGCGTTGTTTATCCCAGTTCACCGATGCCTCGACACCCGGCCACACACTCACATTTAAACTCTTATTATTAA